The region GCCGCCGTGCGGCTCTGCCCTTCCGCCATCAGCGTTTCGACGCTCTCCACCACCACGATGGCGTCATCTACCACCATGGTCAGCGCCAGAATAATGGCAAACAGGCTCAGCGTATTGGCGGAGTAGCCGAGCGTATAGAGCACCGCAAAGGTGCCCACCAGCGACACCGGAATGGCCAGGGCGACAATCAGCGTCGCGCGCCAGCTTTGCAGGAACAGGGACACCACGACCACCACCGCCAGCATCGTCAGCGCCAGCGAGACGCCGATCTCTTTGATGGTGGCGGCCACAAACGAGGTGGTGTCGAATTTAACTTCATAGACCAGATCGTCCGGGAAACGCGTGGACAACCGTTCCAGTTCCGCGCGCACCGCATCGGCCACGCGCAGGGCGTTGGCGGACGGCGTGGGGTAAATGCCGAGATAGGCGGAGTCGTGTCCGTTAAGCTGCGCGCCAGAGCTGTAGCTGCGCGAGCCAAGCTCGATGGTGGCGACGTCCTTCAGGCGCACCAGCTGTCCCATCTCCCCGGCGCGAATGATAATGCTGGCAAAGTCGTCGGCCTGGTTTAAGCGCCCCAGCCCGTTGATGGTCAGGGTCTGCTGCTGGCCGTTGAACACCGGCGGCGTGCCGACCTGACCTGCCGCCCCCTGCACGTTCTGTTCGCGCAACGCCTGCGCCACGTCGTCGGTGGTGACGTTCAGGGCGTTCATGCGGTCCGGACGCAGCCAGATGCGCATGCTGTAATCCCGCGCGCCGAACATCTGCACCTGCCCGACACCCGGCAGGCGGGACAGCGCCTCGCGCACCTGCGTGCTGGCATAGTTGCTGACGAACAGCGGCGTGTGGGTATTGTTCGGTGAGTAAAGACTTACCCCCAACATCAGGTTGGTGGCGCGCTTGCGCACCTGCACGCCGTTTTGCTGCGCCTCGGTCGGCAGCTGCGCCAGGGCCTGCGACACGCGGTTCTGCACGTCGATGGCGGCGAGATCCGGATCGGTGCCTGCCGCAAAGGTAATGTTCAGGCTGTAGGTGCCTTCGTCCGAACTGGTGGACTCCATATAGAGCATGTGATCCACGCCGTTCAGCTGCGTCTCCAGCGGCGTGGCGATGGCCTCCGCCACGTCAGCCGAGCTGGCGCCCGGCCAGCTGGCAGAGACATTCACCACTGGCGGGGTGATCTGCGGGTACTGCTCCACCGGAATAATCCTCAGCGCGATGGCCCCCAGCAGGGTGATGACCAGCGCAATCACCATCGCAAAGCGCGGGCGTTTGATGAAAAACGTCAGCATGATGGCTCCTTAATTCAGTATCTGGACGGCAGCGCCGGGCTGCACGCGCTGCGCACCGTCAGTAATCGCTCGCTCACCGGGCTTCACGCCGGAGGCAATCTGGAACTGCTGGCCGATCTGCCCGGCAACCTTCAGCGGGCGCATTTCGGCCTTACCGTCGGCGTTGACCACCCAGGCGAAGAACCCGTCGCCGTTCTGCTGGACCGCGGCGGCGGGCAGGGTCAACACCGGCTGTTCGCTGGCCGGGCGCAAATACACGTTTACGTTGCCGCCGGGCAGGAGCTGATGGCGCGGGTTGGCGAACTCGGCGCGCAGCATCACGCTGGCGGTGCGCGGGTCGATGCGGTTATCCACGGAGGTCAGTTCCCCGCTGATGCGCTGGCCGTTGCTGTCAATCAGCGCCTGCCAGGCCTGCTTCATGGCGCGGATATCCGCATGCTGTCCGGCTTTAGTGGCAAACGCGCCCTCTTCCAGCGCAAAGGCGATGCGGATCGGATCAAGTTGCACCACCTCCACCAGCACGCCGCTGGCAGGGTTGACCAGGCTGCCGACGTGGAAGTTGCTGTGCCCCACGCGCCCGTCAATCGGCGAGGTGATGCGGGTGTAGTTCAGCGTGACGCTGCGGGTGTCAAGCCGTGCTTTCGCCTGCTCCAACGCGGCGCTCGCGACGTCGCGCTGCATGCGGGCGTTGTCCACGTCGTGGCGGCTGATGGCGTTACTGCTGCCCAGGCTTTCGAAGCGGGACAGCTGCTGCTGCGCCTGACGCAGCGTGGCTTCGGCGCTTCTTACTTCAGCCTGCGCCAGACGCAGGGCGGCGCGCGGCTCGGCGTCGTCCAGTTCGAACAGCACGTCGCCTTTTTTCACGTACTGCCCGTCGCGGAAGTGGATTCTGGTGATGACGCCCTCCGTACGCGCGCGCAGCTCAACGGTGTGAATGGCTTCGATGCGGCCCGGGATCTGGCGCTCGGCGGCGTGGGCAGTCTGCTCCACGGTGGCGACGCGAACGGGAATGGCGGCAGCGAATGCGGGTTGCAGCGTGCAGGCGAGGAGTGCGAACAGGAGCGGGAATTTCATGGGAGTACCTCAGCGTTGTCTCCCCTCACCCTAACCCTCTCCCCAAAGGGGAGAGGGAACTTGAACACCCTCTCCCCTTTGGGGAGAGGGCAGGGTGACGGGGGGCTTAGTTATGCGGACTTACGGAACCTGCGGGTCAGTCGCTTCTCGATTTCGACGACGAAGAACATCACCCCCGCCACCGCCAGCGTCACGAACCAGTAGCGCAGCGGCAGCGCTTCGGTACCGAACAGCATCTGCATAAACGGCAGGTAGATAATCGCCGCCTGGAGCAGGAACAGTACGCCCGTTACCAGCCAGATCCCTTTGTTCGCCAGCAGGCCACGGTTCAGGGAGAACCCGTCGGTGTTGCGGCAGTTAATCATGTATACCCACTGGGCGCAGACCAGCATCTGCAACAGCACGGTGCGGATGAACTCCGCGCTGTGGCCGCGCGGGGCCAGCCAGGCTTCCAGCGCAAAGGCGGCGATGGCAATCATGGTGCCGACGAAGGCCACGCGCCACACGGCGTAGGCGTCCATCACGTGCTGCCCGGTCTGGCGCGGCGGACGACGCATAATGTTGCGCTCGGCGGCCTCAAAGGCCAGGCCGAAGGAGAGCGTGGCGGAGGTCGCCATGTTCATCCACAGAATCAGCACCGGCGTCAGCGGAATGATGTTCCCCGCCAGCAGCGCAATCACAATCAATAGCCCCTGCGCCAGGTTGGTCGGCATAATGAACAGGATGGTCTTCTTCAGGTTGTCGTAAACGCGACGCCCCTCTTTCACCGCGCTGGCGATGGTGGCGAAGTTATCGTCCGTCAGGACCATGTCCGCCGCCTCTTTGGTCACTTCCGTGCCTTTAATGCCCATCGCGATGCCGACGTCCGCCTGGCGCAACGCCGGGGCATCGTTCACGCCGTCGCCGGTCATACCGACGATTTCGCCTTTGTCCTGCAACGCTTTCACCAGGCGCAGCTTATGCTCCGGGCTGGTACGGGCGAAGATGTCATACTTCACCGCCGCTTCCGCCAGCTCGGCGTCGTCCATCTTCTCCAGCTGGTAGCCGGTGACCGCCTGCTCGCTGTTGGTGATCCCCAGCATCTGACCGATGCTCATCGCCGTCTGCGGGTGATCCCCGGTGATCATCTTCACGCGGATCCCCGCCTGCTGGCAGGCATTAATCGCCTCAATTGCCTCCGGGCGCGGCGGATCCATCATCCCGGCGATGCCGAGGAAGATCAGACCGTGGTTCAGGTCGTCGTGGGTTAATGCCTGCTCGCCATTTGCTGGCTTGAACGCCGCGGCGACCATGCGCAGTCCCTGACGTGCATAGCGCTCCATCTCGTTTTCCCAGTACGCGCGGTTAAAGGCTTGCGCACCGTTGCGGGTCTGCTGCTGCTCACACAGGGCGAAAATCACGTCCGGCGCGCCGGTAATCAAAATCTGCTCCTCACCGCCAATCTGGTAGTGGGTGCTCATGTACTTGTACTGCGAGTCGAACGGGATCTTGTTAATCAGCGTGGTCATGACCGGCGCGAGGTGGGCTTTCGCCGCCAGCACCTTCAGCGCGCCCTCGGTCGGCCCGCCAGTGATGCCCCACAGGCCGCGCTCGTCCTGAATCAGCTGGCTGTCGTTGCACAGGTCGATGGTGCGCAGGTACTGCTCCAGTACGGTACCCGGCTGGATCTGCACCGGCTCGTCGCTGCCTTCCAGATAGATGTGGCCCACCGGCTCGTAGCTGTTGCCGTCCACGCGATAGCAGGCGTCGGCGGTGATGATGGCTTTCACCGTCATCTCGTTCATGGTCAGGGTGCCGGTTTTATCCGAGCAGACCACGGTCATTGCGCCCAGGGTTTCAACCGTCGGCAGCTTGCGGATAATCGCCCGCTTGCGCGCCATCGCCTGCACGCCCAGGGATAGGATGATGGAGATAATCGCTGGCAGACCTTCTGGTACAGACGCGACAGCCAGGCTAATGAGGGAGAGCAGCAGCTCGCCCATTGGGATCTCGCGAAACACCAGGCTGAAGACAAACAGCGCGGCCATCATCGCCAGAATGATGGCGAAGATCGCCTTGCCCAGCTTGTCCATCTGCACCAGCAGCGGCGTGCGGTGCTTTTCAATGCCCGCCATCATCTGGTTGATGTGGCCGAGTTCGGTCTCCTGCCCCGTGGCAATGACCACGCCAACGCCGCCGCCTGCGCTTACCGTCGTACCGGAAAAGACCAGGTTCGTGCGGTCGCCCAGCGGTAATTCGCCGTTCAGCGGATTCGTGTGTTTATCCACCACGGTGGATTCACCGGTCAGAATCGCCTCTTCCACGCGTAAATTATGCGCTTCGATTAAACGCATATCCGCCGGAATACGATCCCCCGCGCGTAATACAATAATATCGCCCGGGACTATTTCCGTCGTCGGTATGGTTTCATGGTTGCCGTTACGAATAACGCGCGCCTCGCTGGAGAGCATATTACGAATACTCTTCAGGGATTTTTCCGCGTTGCTTTCCTGAATGTGGCCAATTAGGGCATTGATTACCGCCACGCCCAGAATAACCAGCGTATCAACCCAGTGTCCCATTACCGCCGTTAATACGGCTGCCGCCAGCAGGACGTAAATCAGCACATCGTTAAAATGCGCGAGAAAACGCAGCCAGCCCGGCTTGCCTTTTTTCTCCGGCAGCGCGTTCGGGCCATGCTTCTGCAAACGCGCCTGCGCCTCGGTGCGGTCCAGGCCATTAGCCTGGCTCTGCGCCTGAGCAAGCACCTGCTCTACGGTCTGCTGGTACGCCTGCCCACCTGCGGGTGGCATATTCTGCGAGAAATTTTTTTTGGTCATGGTATTTTTCCTTCAATATCCGGTGGACGGAAGCCGGAATTCCTTTCTGGCTTTAAATAATTCATTTTAAAGTCTTGCGGGTTAAATTGATCTACCGCAATATATTGACTACCCGGTTATTCAAAACTGATTAAAATTATTTCGACGCATTGATTTTTACAAAATATTTCTAAACCAACACTAAACGAGGAGGAAGCATGTTTGGTATTTATCGCGGACGGCGCCTGGCGTTATACATTGTCGCAGCCATTGTTATTGCGACGTTAATTGGATACAGCACCTATAGCTTTGTAAAATTATTTTCGTGATACAGACATTTATTTACATAGCGCGATATTAATTTAATCCTCAAGGTTAAATTAATCTCTTTCCGTACATTATTTGTCGGGGCATGGAATTATTTAATTAAAAAAGGGCCGGAGGGTTGATATTGCTTTACGTTAAAGGATGCCGGACAATGACATTTTTAACTGACGATTAACATTACGATGAAACACCCGTTGGAATCGCTGCTGACTGCGGGGGGCATTTTATTGATAGCCCTGATCTCTTGCTTACTGCTGCCCGCGCCGTCGCTGGGTCTGGTGCTGGCGCAGAAGCTGGTTCAGACCTTTCATATGGTCGACCTGAACCAGCTCTACACCATTTTGTTCTGCGTGTGGTTTTTACTGCTCGGCGCTATCGAATTCTTCATCCTGCGTTTCGTCTGGCGCCGCTGGTTCTCACTGGCGTCGTAAGCCAATAAAAAAGCCGGGTGGCGGCGATGCCTTACCCGGCCTGGATTTCCAATTTTAATGTGTCTGGCTGTGATTCTCTTTGCGGTACGCCCCGGGCGGCTGGTTGAAGGTGCGGGTGAAGATGCGCGTAAACGTCTGCTGCGAGTCAAACCCGTAGCGCAGGCAGATTTCGTACACGCGTTCGTCTGATTCACGCAGATCGCGTGCCGCCAGCAGCAGCTTGCGTTCGCGGATGTAGCGCCCCAGACTTTCACCTTTGTATTGCATAAACAGCCGCTGTAAATGCCATTTTGAGTAACCCGCGTGACGGGCAATCTCTTCGATGCGTAACGGCTGATGCAGGTTGTCATCGATCCATTCGACAATCGTATCAATGACCTGAGCGGAAATCGTCATACTGCTCTCCCCCTCTGCTTCTCGCTTAAACATTATTCCCACCACTCGCGAAATTGTTGCGTGCTATCGCTCACCCGTACCGGCTCGCCCAGTTCCGGCGTCAGCAGCCGATAGTTTTTATCCTTGCTGGCTTTCGCCAGCTGGATCAGTGGATCGTTCCAGGTATGTTTCGCCAGCACGAAGCGTCCGTTATGTCCCGGTACGACCGCTTTGGCATTGAGATCTGCCGAGGCCTGCGCCGTTTCCGCCGGATGCATATGGATGTACTTCCAGTCCTGGTCGTACTGCCCGTTCTCCATAATGGCCAGATCAACGCCGCCAAACTGCTCGCCGATAGATTTGAAGTGCGGGCCGTAACCGGAGTCGCCGCTGTAGTAGACCTTCCGCTCCGGGGTGACAAACATAAAGCTGCCCCACAGGGTCTGGTTACGCTTAATGCCGCGTCCGGAAAAGTGGCGCGCTGGCAGCACATGCACCGTCAGCGCATCGCTGATGTGCACAGACTGGTTCCAGTCCCGTTCATCAATAATGTCCTGGCTCATCCCCCAGTAGCGCAGGTGTGAACCGACGCCGAGCGGCGTGACCACGCGCTTCACCTTCGGCAGCAGCGCCTTGATGGTGGCGTAATCCAGATGGTCATAGTGATCGTGGGAGATGATCAGCAGGTCGATTTCCGGCATGCTCTCCGCACGCCACGGATACTCCCCCGCAAAGGCTTTATTGAGGAACGAGAACGGCGCGGCGTAGTTACTCAGAACCGGGTCGATCAGAATGCGTTTTCCCGCCAGCTGCATATACCAGGAGGAGTGGCCGAGCCACACCAGCGTGTCCTGGTCAGGCGACAGACTCGCCAGATCGGTTTTCACCAGCGGCAGCGGCTGCGCCGGACGGGCGTTTTCGGTTTTACGGGTCAGGAACTGCCACCACGCCACCAGCATATTTTGTTGCCCGGTAAAGCCCGGCGTTGGGAGCGTGTTATGGAATTGCCCGTCGCGATAGTGCGGGGAGGCTTCCACTTCAGAGAGCTGCGCGCCCTGCGGTGGCTGGCCAAATCCGGCGTTCAGTACAAACGGTAAACTGGCAGCTGAAGCAATAATCATGACTAATACCACGCAGATGAATAGAGGCTTTTTCATTTCCTGACCCGCCTACGCGCCCCGTCCGATGGTTTGCGCGGGTGATACTTGATTATGAGTGAGTAAGCACTCATTATAGAGAGGATGATTACGCCGTCAAGAAGGTTTTCGATCTTTGACATTCCGCGTTGCAGCGTAACAAGGGAAGTGTTTCAATCAGGGCTTTTACAATTGACGGGAGGAAAAATTTAGTGGCACGTCCGAAGAGTGAAGATAAAAAACAGGCCTTACTGGAAGCAGCCACCGCGGCATTTGCCCAGTCAGGTATTGCCGCCTCAACGGCGTTAATTGCCCGTAATGCGGGCGTCGCTGAAGGGACGCTGTTTCGCTACTTTGCTACCAAAGACGATCTGCTGAATGCCCTCTACCTGCATCTGAAACAGGATCTCTGCCAGACCATGCTGGCGAACCTCGATCGCACCCTCTCCGAGCCAAAAGAACATACCCGCAATATCTGGAACAGCTATGTAGACTGGGGCATACGTAACCCCCTGGCGCATGCGGCTATCCGCCAGATTGGCGTCAGTGAAAAGCTGAGCGCCGAAACGGAACAGGCGGTGAAAGAGATGTTCCCGGAACTTCATGAGTTATGCCGCCGCTCGGTGCGCCCGGTGTTTATGTCCGATGAATTCAAAACGTTTGGCGATGCGCTTTTCTTATCGCTGGCGGAAACCACCATGGAGTTTGCCACCCGCGATCCGTCTCGTGCCGTCGATTTTAAAGCGCTGGGCTTTGAGGCCATGTGGCGCGGGCTTGCAGAGGAAGAGATCCATGGACAGTAAATCCTTGCAGGACCATGCCAGACGCGTCGCGCTGGAGATGCCTTTCACCGAACACTGTTGGCCGTTTGGCCCGGAGTATGACGTGTTTAAGGTGGGCGGGAAAATTTTTATGCTGATGGCGACCGCGCACGGTCGGCCCCACGTCAGCCTGAAATCCGACCCGGAAAAATCGCTGCTTAATCAGCAGATTTACCGTGGCGTGGAGCCGGGCTATCACCTCAATAAAAAACACTGGATTTCACTCTACGGCACGGACGACGTCACGCCTGAACTGGTCACCGACCTTATTACGGATTCGTGGAATCTGGTCGTTGATAAACTGCCAAAAAAAGATCAGAAGTGGATTCGGCCAGGCTGATTGTTCGTCTGAGACGAACAGAATAAGCGCTCGAATCGCACTTATCTTTTCCCGCTTCGCGCGGTAATCTGCTTTCCTTTCACGCCCGCCCGCGGGCGAATTTCATCACCAGGAGTTGTTATGGATATTATTTCTGTCGCCCTGAAACGCCACTCAACCAAGGCGTTCGACCCAGCCAAAAAACTGACCGCAGAAGAAGCGGAAAAAATCAAAACGCTGCTGCAATACAGCCCGTCCAGCACTAACTCCCAGCCGTGGCACTTTATTGTTGCCAGCACTGAAGAGGGTAAAGCGCGCGTGGCAAAATCCGCGGCGGGCACCTATGTGTTTAACGAACGCAAAATGCTGGATGCCTCTCACGTGGTGGTGTTCTGCGCGAAAACCGCGATGGACGATGCCTGGCTTGAGCGCGTTGTCGATCAGGAAGAGGCTGATGGCCGTTTCAATACGCCAGAAGCCAAAGCCGCGAACCACAAAGGCCGCTGCTATTTTGCCGACATGCACCGCGTCGATCTGAAAGATGACGACCAGTGGATGGCGAAGCAGGTTTACCTGAACGTCGGTAACTTCCTGCTGGGCGTGGCCGCGATGGGCCTGGACGCGGTGCCAATTGAAGGCTTTGACGCGGCTATTCTTGATGAAGAGTTTGGCCTGAAAGAGAAAGGCTTCACCAGCCTGGTGGTGGTCCCGGTCGGGCATCACTGCGTGGAAGATTTCAACGCCACGCTGCCGAAATCACGCCTGCCGCTGAGCACGATTGTGACTGAGTGCTAAGTAAAACGGGCCGCTCTGTGCGGCCCGTTACGCTTTACTGATGACCAGCCTGCGATGCGGATGAACATCACGATCGTTGCCCCAGGCAAAGGCAATCCAGCGCTCTTCCAGTTCGGCGTAAGAATTTACGGGCGTTAATGTCCACTCTTCTCCCACCGTACCGTCTGCCACACTAATGCGATAGTTCATGGTAAACGCCCAGTCGATCATCCGCAGCCAGAACCGTTGCCCGTCTCCCGTTTGCTCGCTGTCCGAGACTACGATGTCGTATTCGCTTAGCACCCACTGGAAAAATAATTGCGGTAATCCGCTTATCACGCGCTGGTGGACGGCGCGCGGGGTGCGCCACACCATGACCTGCGTAGCGGCACCGTGGGGAAAGGTGATTTCTTTGTGAAATGTAAGCTTTACGGCATAAGCCGTATAAGGCTTGCCGCCATCGGTAGTCACGAGACGATATTCATCGCCATAACGCGATTTTAAAAACCGGTATCCGACTGGCAGCAAGAACCCCGGCAGATGAAAATCCGCTGTGCCCCGTGCAAGAAATGCTTCGGTATGTTCGACGTTTCGGGAGATAAGGCCGAGTTTTTGGCTGAAGTCTGCGGAATCAATCATCAGTGGCGACATTAGTTGTTTCTCATGGCGTGAGTATAGTCGACTTAACCCCTCATCGAAATGATGTCGATGCCGTCGGTTGGTTTACGTTAAACGCCACCTTACACCTGTCTCATCCGCTTAGCAGAGCCAGCTCTGATTCCCTGAAAGCCCCTCGCAAAAAACTTACTTCCCCTGCTCCGCCAGCCACGCCATCGCCCTCTCCCCTGCCTCATCCACGGGTAAATAGACCAGCAGCCGCGATCCGTTTCGCGGCGCGGAGTACCAGTACATCTGCTGAAGGTGAAAATCCCCCAGCTCGGGATGGGTAAACAGCTTGAGCTGGTTCTCCACGCCGCGCACGTCGTTGCGCTGGTGCCACAGGGTTTTGAACTCTTCGGATACCGCAAAAAAACGCGCCAGCTTCGCTTCCCAGAGCGGGTCCCCCCGATGCTCAGCCATTGCCGCGCGGAAGTAGGAGACGAAAATCGGCAGCACGTCGTCACGTTTGCCGAGCCGCGCGCGCCAGGCCGGGTGGGTAAGAAACAGGTAGATGCAGTTGCGATCTTCCGGCGGGATGGCGTTGAAATCGACGCCCATCAGGTGTCCGAAGCTGTCGTTCCACGCCACGATGTCGAAATTGGGTTTCTGAATACTGGCGGGTTTCGGCAGCAGGGTATCCAGCAGGCGACGGGTGCCTTCGCTGATCCCCTCGCAACACACCGCCTGCGGGGCTTCCCCCGGCGGCAACCCGGCGAGTACAAAAAGATGCCGGGCTTCGGTCGGGGTGCATTGCAGCGCTTTTGCGATGGCGGCCATTACCGCACTGGACGGGTTGACGTCCCGGCCCTGTTCCAGCCAGGTGTACCAGGTCACCCCGACATCCGCGAGCATCGCTACCTCCTCCCGGCGCAGGCCCGGCGTGCGGCGGCGGCCGCTGCGCGGTAAGCCGAGGCGCTGCGGATCAAGGCTTTCCCGCCGTGCTCGCAAAAACGCGCCCAGCTGCTTGCGGGTGTCATCCTGAAGAGAGGTGACAGGTTCAGACATCAGCGCCATAACATCTCCTGCATGGTAGTGTCAGTACCAGTATAAGCAAGAACTGGTACCCGTTTATCAGATGGTTGATGCTACGACTCTACGCTGTTTGACGCAATGGAGTCACCATGAATACGTCAGTTGTTTCACCGGGTCGCGCGGGCCTGATTTTGCTGTTAACCGGCCAGATGCTGCCGCTGATTGATACCTCAATCACCAACGTGGCGCTGGATTCCATCACCCATTCGTTACACGCCACCGCCACCGAACTGGAGCTGATCGTCGCCCTCTACGGCGTGGCCTTTGCCGTCTGCCTGGCCCCCGGCAGCAAGCTGGGCGATAACCTTGGCCGCCGTCGCCTGTTTATGTGGGGCGTGGCGAGTTTTGGCCTGGCCTCGCTGCTGTGCGGCATGGCGGGCAATATCGAACAGTTGCTTGCCGCGCGCATTATTCAGGGCGCGGGCGCCGCGCTGATCATGCCGCAAATTCTCGCGACGTTGCATGTGACGTTAAAAGGAACGGCACACGCCAGAGCGATCAGCCTGTTCGGGGGGATCGGCGGAATTGCATTTATCGTTGGCCAGATGGGTGGCGGCTGGCTGGTATCGGCGGACATCGCCGGGCTGGGCTGGCGCAACGCCTTCTTTATCAACGTGCCGATTTGTCTGGTGGTGCTGGCGCTGAGCCGTCGCTACGTGCCGGAAACCCGCCGCGACACGCCGTCGCGCATTGACTGGATCGGTACCGTCCTGCTGACGGCGATACTATGCTGTCTGCTGTTCCCGATGGCGCTCGGCCCGCAGTGGCACTGGTCGTGGCCGCTGAAGGCCGCCCTGCTGGCGATTGTGCCGCTGGCCTGTTTGATGGTGCTGAACGCGCGCAAAAAAGAGCGTGAGAATGCCCATCCGCTCATCGCGCCGCGCCTGTTACAGCTGCGCAGCATCCGCTTTGGCGTGCTGATTGGGATACTCTTTTTCAGCGTCTGGTCCGGGTTCATGTTCTGTATGGCGCTGACCATGCAAAGCGGTCTGGGAATGGCGCCGTGGCAGTCCGGAAACAGTTTCATCGCACTCGGCGTGACCTATTTTATTTCTGCCTGGTTCGCCCCGCGCCTGATTGCCCGCTACAGCACCAGCGCCATCCTGCTGACCGGGCTGGCAGTTCAGCTTGTCGGCCTGGTGGCGCTGATCGCCACGTTCCGTCACTGGGGAATGCAAAATACCGCGCTGACGCTGGCCCCGGCCACCGGGCTGGTGGGGTACGGGCAGGCGCTGATTGTAAACAGCTTCTACCGCATCGGGATGCGCGATATCCAGCCTGACGACGCGGGAGCCGCGAGCGCGATTTTGAGCACGCTGCAACAGGCTGCGCTGGGGCTTGGCCCGGCAATTTTCGGCGCGATTTTGCTGCACGGGCTACAAAGTTATCACGGAGATTACACCCAGGCGGTCAACGTCTTCCTGATGGTGGAAACGGCCATGATGGTGGTCCTGGCGCTGGCCACGCTGCGTATGCGCCATCGTCTCTGTTTACCGGTCGTCAAGGCCTGTCCGGCGACAAAATAAAACTGCCTGAATTTGCATAATAGATCCGCAGCCGCCATTATGGGGCTGCATCAATACAGGAGACGTTATGCAGGAATTAATTGCTCAGGTTGAAGAGTTAGGGATTGAAATTAATCACACCACCTCTTT is a window of Enterobacter hormaechei ATCC 49162 DNA encoding:
- a CDS encoding RamA family antibiotic efflux transcriptional regulator, with the translated sequence MTISAQVIDTIVEWIDDNLHQPLRIEEIARHAGYSKWHLQRLFMQYKGESLGRYIRERKLLLAARDLRESDERVYEICLRYGFDSQQTFTRIFTRTFNQPPGAYRKENHSQTH
- a CDS encoding cation-transporting P-type ATPase, whose product is MTKKNFSQNMPPAGGQAYQQTVEQVLAQAQSQANGLDRTEAQARLQKHGPNALPEKKGKPGWLRFLAHFNDVLIYVLLAAAVLTAVMGHWVDTLVILGVAVINALIGHIQESNAEKSLKSIRNMLSSEARVIRNGNHETIPTTEIVPGDIIVLRAGDRIPADMRLIEAHNLRVEEAILTGESTVVDKHTNPLNGELPLGDRTNLVFSGTTVSAGGGVGVVIATGQETELGHINQMMAGIEKHRTPLLVQMDKLGKAIFAIILAMMAALFVFSLVFREIPMGELLLSLISLAVASVPEGLPAIISIILSLGVQAMARKRAIIRKLPTVETLGAMTVVCSDKTGTLTMNEMTVKAIITADACYRVDGNSYEPVGHIYLEGSDEPVQIQPGTVLEQYLRTIDLCNDSQLIQDERGLWGITGGPTEGALKVLAAKAHLAPVMTTLINKIPFDSQYKYMSTHYQIGGEEQILITGAPDVIFALCEQQQTRNGAQAFNRAYWENEMERYARQGLRMVAAAFKPANGEQALTHDDLNHGLIFLGIAGMMDPPRPEAIEAINACQQAGIRVKMITGDHPQTAMSIGQMLGITNSEQAVTGYQLEKMDDAELAEAAVKYDIFARTSPEHKLRLVKALQDKGEIVGMTGDGVNDAPALRQADVGIAMGIKGTEVTKEAADMVLTDDNFATIASAVKEGRRVYDNLKKTILFIMPTNLAQGLLIVIALLAGNIIPLTPVLILWMNMATSATLSFGLAFEAAERNIMRRPPRQTGQHVMDAYAVWRVAFVGTMIAIAAFALEAWLAPRGHSAEFIRTVLLQMLVCAQWVYMINCRNTDGFSLNRGLLANKGIWLVTGVLFLLQAAIIYLPFMQMLFGTEALPLRYWFVTLAVAGVMFFVVEIEKRLTRRFRKSA
- a CDS encoding efflux RND transporter periplasmic adaptor subunit encodes the protein MKFPLLFALLACTLQPAFAAAIPVRVATVEQTAHAAERQIPGRIEAIHTVELRARTEGVITRIHFRDGQYVKKGDVLFELDDAEPRAALRLAQAEVRSAEATLRQAQQQLSRFESLGSSNAISRHDVDNARMQRDVASAALEQAKARLDTRSVTLNYTRITSPIDGRVGHSNFHVGSLVNPASGVLVEVVQLDPIRIAFALEEGAFATKAGQHADIRAMKQAWQALIDSNGQRISGELTSVDNRIDPRTASVMLRAEFANPRHQLLPGGNVNVYLRPASEQPVLTLPAAAVQQNGDGFFAWVVNADGKAEMRPLKVAGQIGQQFQIASGVKPGERAITDGAQRVQPGAAVQILN
- a CDS encoding MmcQ/YjbR family DNA-binding protein — encoded protein: MDSKSLQDHARRVALEMPFTEHCWPFGPEYDVFKVGGKIFMLMATAHGRPHVSLKSDPEKSLLNQQIYRGVEPGYHLNKKHWISLYGTDDVTPELVTDLITDSWNLVVDKLPKKDQKWIRPG
- a CDS encoding DUF1158 domain-containing protein, producing the protein MKHPLESLLTAGGILLIALISCLLLPAPSLGLVLAQKLVQTFHMVDLNQLYTILFCVWFLLLGAIEFFILRFVWRRWFSLAS
- a CDS encoding TetR/AcrR family transcriptional regulator translates to MARPKSEDKKQALLEAATAAFAQSGIAASTALIARNAGVAEGTLFRYFATKDDLLNALYLHLKQDLCQTMLANLDRTLSEPKEHTRNIWNSYVDWGIRNPLAHAAIRQIGVSEKLSAETEQAVKEMFPELHELCRRSVRPVFMSDEFKTFGDALFLSLAETTMEFATRDPSRAVDFKALGFEAMWRGLAEEEIHGQ
- a CDS encoding helix-turn-helix transcriptional regulator; amino-acid sequence: MALMSEPVTSLQDDTRKQLGAFLRARRESLDPQRLGLPRSGRRRTPGLRREEVAMLADVGVTWYTWLEQGRDVNPSSAVMAAIAKALQCTPTEARHLFVLAGLPPGEAPQAVCCEGISEGTRRLLDTLLPKPASIQKPNFDIVAWNDSFGHLMGVDFNAIPPEDRNCIYLFLTHPAWRARLGKRDDVLPIFVSYFRAAMAEHRGDPLWEAKLARFFAVSEEFKTLWHQRNDVRGVENQLKLFTHPELGDFHLQQMYWYSAPRNGSRLLVYLPVDEAGERAMAWLAEQGK
- a CDS encoding RomA family MBL fold metallo-hydrolase; its protein translation is MKKPLFICVVLVMIIASAASLPFVLNAGFGQPPQGAQLSEVEASPHYRDGQFHNTLPTPGFTGQQNMLVAWWQFLTRKTENARPAQPLPLVKTDLASLSPDQDTLVWLGHSSWYMQLAGKRILIDPVLSNYAAPFSFLNKAFAGEYPWRAESMPEIDLLIISHDHYDHLDYATIKALLPKVKRVVTPLGVGSHLRYWGMSQDIIDERDWNQSVHISDALTVHVLPARHFSGRGIKRNQTLWGSFMFVTPERKVYYSGDSGYGPHFKSIGEQFGGVDLAIMENGQYDQDWKYIHMHPAETAQASADLNAKAVVPGHNGRFVLAKHTWNDPLIQLAKASKDKNYRLLTPELGEPVRVSDSTQQFREWWE
- the nfsB gene encoding oxygen-insensitive NAD(P)H nitroreductase, with amino-acid sequence MDIISVALKRHSTKAFDPAKKLTAEEAEKIKTLLQYSPSSTNSQPWHFIVASTEEGKARVAKSAAGTYVFNERKMLDASHVVVFCAKTAMDDAWLERVVDQEEADGRFNTPEAKAANHKGRCYFADMHRVDLKDDDQWMAKQVYLNVGNFLLGVAAMGLDAVPIEGFDAAILDEEFGLKEKGFTSLVVVPVGHHCVEDFNATLPKSRLPLSTIVTEC